The window TGCACAGGTTGCCGAGATTGAAAAGATGGAAATTCCTCCGCAGGAGAAACTTCAAAATAAGGATTCATTGATGCAGGACTTCGCCATCAAGAGCGAACGCATTCACACCGTACAGCAACTGTTAAAAGCATATGCGCTCTTTGAAAAAGATGTGGAATATGTGGTGATGGATGGAAAAGTGAAGATCGTGGACGAGCAAACCGGCCGTATCCTGGAAGGCAGAAGATATTCGGATGGATTGCACCAGGCAATCGAAGCAAAGGAAAATGTAAAGGTGGAAGCAGCTACACAAACATTTGCTACTGTCACCCTTCAGAATTATTTCCGCATGTACCATAAGCTTTCCGGGATGACAGGAACTGCGGAAACAGAAGCCGGCGAATTCTGGTCTATCTATAAGCTGGATGTAGTGGTTATTCCTACTAATGTTCCGATGATCCGGAAAGATGAGCAGGACCTGGTTTATAAAACCAAGCGCGAAAAATACAATGCAGCTATAGATGAAATAGTGAAGCTGAGCAAAGCAGGAAGGCCCGTATTGGTGGGCACAACCTCTGTAGAGGTTTCGGAGCTGTTAAGCCGTATGCTCAAATTCAAAAATATTAAGCATAATGTATTGAATGCAAAACAACACCAGCGCGAAGCAGAGATAGTGGCAGAAGCAGGATTGACCAGCGGGGTAACGATTGCAACGAATATGGCCGGGCGGGGTACGGATATCAAGCTTGGTTCAGGGGTAAAAGATGCCGGTGGCCTCGCTATAGTGGGCACAGAACGCCACGAAGCCCGCCGTGTTGATCGCCAGTTGCGCGGCCGTGCTGGGAGACAAGGCGATCCGGGAACAACTGAGTTTTTTGTTTCATTGGAAGATGATCTGATGCGCCTTTTTGGAAGTGATCGTATTGCCGGCATGATGGATAGGTTTGGCTATAAAGAAGGAGAAGTGATTCAGCATGCCATGATCACTAAATCTATTGAGCGGGCGCAGCGAAAGGTGGAGGAAAATAACTTCGGAATACGCAAGCGCTTGCTGGAATATGATGATGTGATGAATGCGCAAAGAGAGGTTATATACAAGAAGCGTCGCCACGCTTTATTTGGTGAACGTCTTTCCTACGATCTCTACAATATGATCTATGATTTGTGCGAAGACATAGTAAGCCAATACCAGCAATCAAACGATTATGAAGGATTCAAGCTGGATGTAATCCGCTACCTGTCTACAGATACCCAAATCACTGACACCGATTTTAAAGGAAAGAAAATAAACGAATTAACCCAGCAGTTGTACGATGAGGCCACGGAGGTTTACAAGCGTAAGATGCAGCACCTGGGTGAAGCAGTTCATCCGGTTATAAAAGATGTTTACTTGAACCGTGCTGACACTATTGAAAATATAGTGGTTCCCTTTACGGATGGAAGCAGAGGTATACAAATCATAGCCAACCTGAAAAAATCTTACGAAACAGAAAGCCGCGAAGTGGTCCATGCATTTGAACGCAGCGTTACCCTTTCTTTTATTGATGAAGCCTGGAAAGAGCACCTTCGCCAGCTTGATGATCTTAAACAGTCTGTTCAGAATGCAGTCTATGAACAAAAAGACCCCCTGCTTATTTATAAGTTTGAAGCATTTGAGCTTTTTAAGAAAATTGTGGGTGAGATAAACCGGGATGTAATCTCATTTTTATTCAAAGCAAATCTTCCTATTCAGCAGGGCAGCCAGTTGAACCAGGCGCGCCAGTTAGAAAAAACGGATTACAGCCGCATGCGCGAAGGCCGCGGTGCCATAGCTGCCAGTGCTTCTCAGAGAATGAATGGAAATGGAAATTCTAATGGAAACGGTGAAGGCCATGAGCAAGAGGCACCAAAAAAACTGGAACCCATTCGTGTAGGTCCCAAAGTAGGTAGAAACGATCCTTGCCCTTGCGGCAGTGGAAAAAAATATAAAAATTGTCATGGAAAAGAAGCGTGAGCAAAGTGCAGTCCGGAATCTTGAAGGCGGAGATATAGCATCAAAGATCGATTACACCTTATTAAGGCAGGATACTACCCTGAAGCAGATAAAAAAGCTTTGCGACGAGGCATTAAGCCACCATTTCGCCTCGGTTTGCGTTCCTCCTTATTTTGTGCGTAATGCCTTTCAGTTCTTAGAAGATTCTAAAATTAAAATTGCCACGGTTATCGGCTTTCCTTTAGGGTACTGCACTTCCTTTATTAAAGTGGAAGAAGCAAAGAAAGCGATGGACGACGGAGCAAGTGAGCTGGATGTGGTGATGAACCTGGCAGCTTTTTTCTCTGGAAATGATAATGATGTTTTGCAGGAGCTGCAGAGTATCACCACGCTCGCACACCTAAAAAGCAAAATGGTAAAGCTGATCATAGAAACCGGCCTACTTGCCGATGATGATGTAAAGCGTGCGTGTAAACTGGCTGTGAAAGCAGATGTTGATTTCGTAAAGACATCCACGGGATTTAACGGTGAAGGAGCTTCTATAGAAGTGATAGAGAAGATTCGGGATCTTCTTCCCAAGAAAATGAAGATTAAAGCATCGGGTGGAATAAAAACCAGGGAACAGGTAATCGCTTTCTTAAAAGCAGGGGCAGAC of the Chitinophagales bacterium genome contains:
- the secA gene encoding preprotein translocase subunit SecA, coding for MFGFITKLLGGNKSEKDVRSVEPVVGQILEEFEKLASVSNDDLRNKTEVFRNRIREHIADITSEIESLKVEAEKEEVLFDEKEELYKKIDQLEKNRDEKIEEVLNEILPEAFAVMKETARRFTENETLVVTANDLDREFAIKKDFLSIDGNHAIYKNTWLVRGIPVTWKMVHYDVQLIGGIVLHQGKIAEMATGEGKTLVSTLPAYLNALTGLGVHIVTVNDYLARRDAEWNGPLLQFLGITVDCIDNYQPHTAERRAAYNCDITYGTNNEFGFDYLRDNMSRSKEELVQRKLHYAMVDEVDSVLIDDARTPLIISGPVPKGEDQEFQQMKPRVMKLVEAQKRAVNGFLNDAKKLIEAGKAGATDGGLALLRAHRGLPKYGNLIKYMSEEGNKAVMLKSESYHLSDNQKEMPKADAELYFTIDEKNNQVDITEKGIELITESGEDKSFFVMPDVGAQVAEIEKMEIPPQEKLQNKDSLMQDFAIKSERIHTVQQLLKAYALFEKDVEYVVMDGKVKIVDEQTGRILEGRRYSDGLHQAIEAKENVKVEAATQTFATVTLQNYFRMYHKLSGMTGTAETEAGEFWSIYKLDVVVIPTNVPMIRKDEQDLVYKTKREKYNAAIDEIVKLSKAGRPVLVGTTSVEVSELLSRMLKFKNIKHNVLNAKQHQREAEIVAEAGLTSGVTIATNMAGRGTDIKLGSGVKDAGGLAIVGTERHEARRVDRQLRGRAGRQGDPGTTEFFVSLEDDLMRLFGSDRIAGMMDRFGYKEGEVIQHAMITKSIERAQRKVEENNFGIRKRLLEYDDVMNAQREVIYKKRRHALFGERLSYDLYNMIYDLCEDIVSQYQQSNDYEGFKLDVIRYLSTDTQITDTDFKGKKINELTQQLYDEATEVYKRKMQHLGEAVHPVIKDVYLNRADTIENIVVPFTDGSRGIQIIANLKKSYETESREVVHAFERSVTLSFIDEAWKEHLRQLDDLKQSVQNAVYEQKDPLLIYKFEAFELFKKIVGEINRDVISFLFKANLPIQQGSQLNQARQLEKTDYSRMREGRGAIAASASQRMNGNGNSNGNGEGHEQEAPKKLEPIRVGPKVGRNDPCPCGSGKKYKNCHGKEA
- the deoC gene encoding deoxyribose-phosphate aldolase codes for the protein MEKKREQSAVRNLEGGDIASKIDYTLLRQDTTLKQIKKLCDEALSHHFASVCVPPYFVRNAFQFLEDSKIKIATVIGFPLGYCTSFIKVEEAKKAMDDGASELDVVMNLAAFFSGNDNDVLQELQSITTLAHLKSKMVKLIIETGLLADDDVKRACKLAVKADVDFVKTSTGFNGEGASIEVIEKIRDLLPKKMKIKASGGIKTREQVIAFLKAGADRIGTSSAVEIMESVTAE